In Desulfosalsimonas propionicica, the following are encoded in one genomic region:
- a CDS encoding response regulator, translating into MSSIMVLDDVEDAGAMIKRILERKGHFVAVFTEERDALAHVHDQNVDIAILDIKLKKISGVEVLRQIKEERPDTDVVMLTGYPTLETAKEAMGYGAREYLVKPIDKNELEEKIAGILESREASA; encoded by the coding sequence ATGAGCAGCATTATGGTCCTGGACGATGTGGAGGATGCCGGCGCCATGATCAAACGCATCCTTGAACGCAAAGGACATTTTGTGGCGGTTTTTACAGAAGAGCGCGACGCCCTGGCCCACGTACACGATCAAAATGTGGATATCGCCATTCTGGATATCAAGCTGAAAAAAATCAGCGGAGTGGAGGTCCTGCGGCAGATCAAGGAAGAACGTCCGGATACCGATGTGGTGATGCTCACGGGCTATCCCACCCTGGAAACCGCCAAGGAAGCCATGGGTTACGGCGCCCGGGAGTATCTGGTCAAGCCCATTGACAAAAACGAACTTGAAGAAAAAATTGCCGGCATTCTGGAAAGCCGGGAAGCATCTGCCTGA
- a CDS encoding ATP-binding protein, with the protein MSKLAISFQRLKIKSKLLLGLSAVVLCLGLILGIIGTHIASTELIKENKERGKVLAANLAYRSDEALLTRDFLRLKNLLDELKSANSDLAYAFILNSAGRVLVHTFEQGFPVELFNIYPENRPNNDVTSMLLLTNEGKIYDFVQPVEIQQEPIGTVRIGIHRQRLEAMINRLRLWIFGLTAAVTIGAIILVLWFSSKFTNRIKCLTESANEVIKGNLEVQSATEPRRQCWQINKCQAYSCPAYGDTRRRCWYITGTLCPSYHLKQDAQGDLNCLNCPVYQQNAGDEIQELAEAFDYMAMTLQERIDQARSAEKELSRQKELLRTTLDVTPDMVALQDENLVYRAANKAFCSYFQLNESDIVGKTDFDIFSESQADQNYHEDRQILQTGKPMSKEISVKQGDMVIWFHILKVPVYAEGRISGLLLTARDITVIKQYQDRLVQSQKMEDLGRLAGGVAHEINTPLGIILGYAQMLLEDVDSDSQMAADLKIIEKQTKICSSIVSDLLGFSRQSQTTRTDVDINESIQEVISLVEHTFSLNRVRILYDLDPNIPEIEGDKDKLKQVWLNLLNNALDAIEHDGCIRITTKLCAHRRRVALTVTDTGTGIKQEILNKIFDPFFSTKPVGKGTGLGLSVTFGIIQNHGGRINVLSPAPKEYLQEMGNSDSCTGPGTVFLVELPLWQMELPEEECEELGLPPTTRQP; encoded by the coding sequence ATGAGTAAACTGGCCATCTCCTTTCAGCGCCTGAAAATTAAAAGCAAACTGCTGTTGGGGCTGTCGGCTGTTGTCCTGTGTCTGGGCCTGATTCTGGGCATTATCGGCACTCATATTGCCTCCACTGAACTGATAAAGGAAAACAAGGAACGCGGCAAGGTGCTGGCCGCCAACCTGGCCTACAGATCTGATGAAGCCTTGCTGACACGGGATTTTCTGCGCCTCAAAAACCTGCTGGATGAATTAAAGAGTGCCAATTCAGATCTTGCATATGCGTTTATCCTGAATTCAGCCGGCCGGGTACTGGTGCATACCTTTGAGCAGGGGTTTCCGGTGGAGTTGTTCAATATCTACCCGGAAAACCGGCCAAACAACGATGTCACAAGCATGCTTCTGCTGACCAATGAGGGAAAGATTTACGATTTTGTCCAGCCCGTGGAAATCCAGCAGGAACCCATCGGAACGGTACGCATCGGCATACACAGACAGCGGCTGGAAGCCATGATCAACCGGCTGCGTCTCTGGATTTTCGGACTCACCGCTGCGGTCACCATTGGCGCCATAATACTGGTTCTGTGGTTTTCCTCAAAATTTACCAATCGCATCAAATGCCTCACGGAATCAGCCAATGAAGTCATCAAAGGCAATCTTGAGGTCCAGTCCGCCACAGAGCCCAGGCGCCAGTGCTGGCAAATCAACAAGTGCCAGGCATACTCCTGCCCCGCCTACGGCGATACCCGGCGAAGATGCTGGTATATAACAGGAACCCTTTGTCCTTCCTACCATTTGAAGCAGGATGCCCAGGGCGATTTAAACTGCCTGAACTGCCCGGTTTATCAGCAGAATGCAGGAGATGAGATCCAGGAACTGGCAGAAGCCTTTGATTACATGGCCATGACCCTGCAGGAGCGCATTGACCAGGCCCGCAGCGCGGAAAAGGAGCTTTCCAGGCAAAAGGAACTGCTGCGCACAACCCTGGACGTCACTCCCGACATGGTGGCCCTGCAGGATGAAAACCTGGTGTACCGGGCTGCGAACAAGGCCTTCTGCTCTTATTTTCAGTTAAATGAATCCGATATTGTGGGCAAAACCGATTTTGATATTTTCAGTGAATCCCAGGCGGATCAAAATTACCATGAAGACCGGCAGATCCTGCAGACCGGAAAGCCCATGTCCAAGGAAATCAGCGTCAAACAGGGGGACATGGTGATATGGTTTCATATCTTAAAGGTTCCGGTGTACGCCGAGGGCCGGATTTCCGGGCTCCTGCTGACCGCCCGGGATATTACCGTCATCAAGCAGTACCAGGATCGCCTGGTGCAGTCCCAAAAAATGGAAGACCTGGGCCGGCTGGCCGGCGGAGTTGCCCATGAGATCAACACGCCTTTGGGCATTATTCTGGGTTATGCCCAAATGCTGCTCGAAGACGTGGACTCTGACAGCCAGATGGCGGCGGATCTGAAAATCATCGAAAAGCAGACCAAAATCTGCAGCAGTATTGTTTCAGACCTGCTCGGATTTTCCAGACAGAGCCAGACCACACGCACGGATGTGGATATCAATGAATCCATACAGGAGGTCATCTCCCTTGTGGAGCATACCTTCAGCTTAAACCGGGTCCGGATTCTCTATGACCTGGATCCCAACATCCCGGAAATCGAGGGGGACAAGGACAAGCTCAAACAGGTCTGGTTAAACCTTTTAAACAACGCCCTGGATGCAATTGAACATGACGGCTGCATCCGGATCACAACCAAGCTTTGTGCCCACCGGCGGCGTGTGGCCCTTACCGTCACCGACACCGGCACGGGTATCAAGCAGGAAATCTTAAACAAAATCTTTGACCCGTTTTTTTCCACCAAGCCGGTTGGCAAGGGCACCGGGCTGGGCCTGTCTGTGACGTTTGGCATCATTCAGAATCACGGGGGCCGGATCAATGTTTTGAGCCCGGCGCCCAAAGAGTATCTCCAGGAGATGGGAAATTCCGATTCATGTACCGGCCCCGGAACCGTATTTCTCGTGGAACTGCCCCTCTGGCAGATGGAGCTTCCGGAAGAAGAGTGCGAGGAACTCGGGCTTCCCCCAACCACACGACAACCCTGA
- a CDS encoding phosphate/phosphite/phosphonate ABC transporter substrate-binding protein — protein sequence MSACDQGDGVKKVNLNQRRQIQTPTELDSLTYACLPQYSHRVSFARHHLMVEYIAEKTGLPIRQVFPDTFKEHMEMVRDEKIDISFSNPLVYTRIADRYQARAFARIVEKNKSPTFRGQIICRADNKAIENLQDCKGKRWMAVDRASAAGYLFVLDHFIKNGISKSDFQNISFAPGPGGKQETVVQAVYLGQADVGSIREGTLELVKDRVDLTAIRILDQTRPFPSWVYAVRKNLESEMEDKIKQALLELNPDNADHRKILQKAHFEAVIPAQDADFDAIRRLLEKVGEKPYE from the coding sequence TTGTCTGCATGCGATCAGGGAGATGGCGTCAAAAAAGTCAACCTGAACCAGCGCAGACAAATCCAGACGCCCACGGAGCTCGACTCGCTGACCTATGCATGCCTGCCGCAGTACTCCCACAGAGTGTCGTTTGCCAGGCATCACCTGATGGTGGAATATATTGCCGAAAAAACCGGCCTGCCCATCCGGCAGGTTTTTCCGGACACATTTAAAGAGCACATGGAAATGGTCAGAGATGAAAAAATCGACATCTCATTTTCCAATCCCCTGGTTTATACCCGGATTGCAGACCGTTATCAGGCTAGGGCGTTTGCCCGCATCGTGGAAAAAAACAAGTCCCCCACCTTCAGGGGCCAGATCATCTGCCGGGCAGACAACAAAGCCATTGAAAATCTCCAGGACTGCAAAGGCAAACGATGGATGGCCGTGGATCGGGCATCGGCTGCAGGCTACTTGTTCGTCCTGGATCATTTTATAAAAAACGGCATTTCCAAGTCCGATTTCCAAAACATATCCTTTGCCCCCGGGCCCGGCGGCAAGCAGGAAACCGTTGTCCAGGCCGTGTACCTGGGGCAGGCCGATGTCGGCTCCATTCGGGAAGGCACCCTTGAGCTGGTCAAGGACCGGGTGGATCTGACGGCCATCCGCATACTGGATCAAACCCGGCCATTTCCGAGCTGGGTGTATGCCGTAAGAAAAAATCTGGAATCTGAAATGGAGGACAAAATCAAACAGGCTTTGCTGGAATTAAACCCCGACAATGCCGATCACCGAAAAATTCTTCAAAAGGCGCATTTTGAGGCAGTTATTCCGGCGCAGGATGCCGACTTTGACGCCATCCGCAGGCTTCTGGAAAAAGTCGGAGAAAAACCATATGAGTAA
- a CDS encoding exodeoxyribonuclease III, with translation MVQSPLKLISWNVNGLRAVMKKDFLKSIDKLDADIVALQETKIQQDQLTESMHRVRDYEAYFSHATVKKGYSGVATYTRITPEHVRYGIGEPRFDDEGRVIEMDLGDIVFFNVYFPNGQMSDERLQYKLDFYDAFFDHADDLRKQGKGVIVAGDFNTAHNEIDLKNPKSNANRSGFLRIERDWLDHIEQRGYVDTFRAFYPDTVKYSWWTYRFNARQNNAGWRIDCFFVTKDLFDSGRIADAFIDNDIYGSDHCPVGVVLNPS, from the coding sequence ATGGTGCAAAGCCCTTTAAAACTGATTTCCTGGAACGTCAACGGCCTTCGCGCGGTCATGAAAAAGGATTTTCTGAAATCCATTGACAAACTCGATGCCGACATCGTGGCTCTCCAGGAAACCAAGATCCAGCAGGACCAGCTCACAGAAAGCATGCACAGGGTCAGGGATTACGAAGCCTATTTCAGCCACGCAACAGTGAAAAAAGGCTACAGCGGCGTGGCCACCTATACCCGCATCACCCCCGAACACGTTCGCTACGGCATCGGCGAGCCGCGCTTTGACGACGAAGGACGCGTCATAGAGATGGATTTGGGAGACATTGTCTTTTTCAATGTCTATTTTCCCAACGGCCAGATGAGTGATGAGCGGCTGCAGTACAAGCTTGATTTCTACGATGCGTTTTTTGATCATGCCGATGATTTGCGCAAACAGGGCAAAGGCGTTATTGTTGCTGGTGATTTTAACACCGCCCACAATGAAATTGACCTGAAAAATCCGAAATCCAATGCCAACCGCTCGGGTTTTTTGCGCATTGAACGCGACTGGCTCGATCATATCGAGCAAAGGGGTTATGTGGATACCTTCCGGGCCTTTTACCCGGATACGGTGAAGTACTCCTGGTGGACCTACCGGTTCAACGCCCGCCAAAACAACGCAGGGTGGCGTATCGACTGCTTTTTCGTTACAAAAGACCTGTTTGACAGCGGCCGGATTGCAGACGCGTTTATCGACAATGACATCTACGGCTCGGATCACTGTCCGGTAGGTGTTGTATTAAATCCGTCCTGA
- a CDS encoding 16S rRNA (uracil(1498)-N(3))-methyltransferase: MRRFYINPSELERPEPCITGKEARHLKTVLRLSAGDRIRVTNGAGRICDARIISIEEKTVRVVIENRIEAGNESPLDLIVAQGFLKDKKMDELVRHLTELGVTRWIPMMTRRTVARPDARRMKKRMERWQAISLEAIKQCGRSMVPEIAPVMDFSEVLSLGATVDARFFFWEQARAPLADTAENSPGAILLLLGPEGGFTENEAADAEASGFSAVSMGCRILRAETAAISACTLVQYVFGDLQKSP, from the coding sequence ATGAGACGATTCTACATAAACCCGTCGGAACTGGAGCGCCCCGAGCCCTGCATTACCGGAAAAGAGGCCCGTCACCTGAAAACCGTGCTGCGCCTGTCAGCCGGAGACCGCATCCGGGTCACCAACGGAGCCGGCCGGATCTGCGATGCCCGCATCATTTCAATAGAAGAAAAGACCGTGCGGGTTGTGATCGAAAACCGGATTGAAGCCGGCAATGAATCGCCTCTGGACCTTATTGTGGCCCAGGGCTTTTTAAAAGACAAAAAAATGGATGAACTTGTGCGGCATCTCACCGAACTCGGGGTGACCCGGTGGATTCCCATGATGACCCGCAGAACCGTTGCCCGGCCGGATGCCCGCCGGATGAAAAAGCGCATGGAGCGGTGGCAGGCCATTTCCCTGGAGGCCATAAAGCAGTGCGGCCGAAGCATGGTGCCGGAGATTGCGCCGGTGATGGATTTTTCCGAAGTGCTGTCTTTGGGGGCAACCGTGGATGCCCGATTTTTTTTCTGGGAACAGGCCCGGGCTCCCCTGGCTGATACTGCGGAAAACAGCCCGGGTGCCATACTGCTGCTGCTGGGCCCCGAAGGCGGGTTTACGGAAAACGAAGCCGCGGATGCTGAAGCTTCCGGATTTTCGGCGGTTTCAATGGGATGCCGCATCCTTCGGGCTGAAACCGCCGCCATTTCCGCCTGCACCCTGGTCCAGTATGTTTTCGGGGATCTCCAAAAAAGTCCTTGA
- a CDS encoding valine--tRNA ligase translates to MSGKEINKGYEPAEVEKRWYAYWEENGLFQADENPANDAEAFSIVIPPPNVTGVLHMGHALNTTLQDILCRYRRLCGDNVLWLPGTDHAGIATQNVVERQLAADGVDRHQMGRQDFIQAVWQWRQKYGSAIIRQLKSLGASCDWSRERFTMDDGLSAAVRKVFVELYEQGLIYQGNYIINWCPRCNTALADIEVEHETLQGHLYHIRYPYENQEGGPVVATTRPETMLGDTAVAVHPDDARYADISSNHVMLPLTGRKIPIIRDEYVDMEFGTGALKITPAHDPNDFVVGEKHGLESVKVIDDNGIMSEAAGDFAGMDRFACREAVVSALQEQGLLVKVEDYEHSVGHCYRCATVVEPNLSRQWFVKTRPLAEIAVDAVRQEQTRIVPEKWKNDYFVWMENIRDWCISRQIWWGHQIPAWTCSDCEKLIVATKAPEACPHCGSIALVQDPDVLDTWFSSALWPFSTMGWPEKTPLLERFYPTSVLVTGFDILFFWVARMMMMGIHFMAQVPFYDVYVHALVRDADGKKMSKSSGNVIDPISVIENYGTDALRFTLAAFAAQGRDIKLSEKRIEGYRHFINKLWNAARFSLMHLEAEHPEFAESDLSLADRWILSRLKCTTKLVSDSLDSYYFNEGANGLYRFVWHEFCDWYLEAAKPALYGKIDEKSQNATRAVLWRVLHDVLILLHPFVPFVTEEIWHRLPGTSDSIMRAPFPGRDSKLPEINADATSETGMEQIMEVITAVRNIRGEMNISPSASLSVLVQAEDADVRTNLESHKNMIVTLARIADLEIAPAGEKPRGTATAIASCAAVSVYLEGVIDFAKELARLDKEISKLEKEIQGLEKKLNNQGFLSKAPADVVEQVRQQHADATEKIGKLEVNREKIQQIESVQT, encoded by the coding sequence ATGTCTGGCAAAGAGATCAACAAGGGCTATGAGCCCGCTGAAGTGGAAAAGCGCTGGTATGCGTACTGGGAGGAAAACGGACTGTTTCAGGCCGATGAAAATCCGGCAAATGACGCTGAAGCCTTCTCCATTGTCATCCCGCCGCCCAATGTAACGGGCGTGCTGCACATGGGCCATGCCCTTAACACCACCCTGCAGGACATTTTGTGCCGGTATCGCCGGCTGTGCGGAGACAATGTGCTCTGGCTGCCCGGCACCGACCATGCCGGCATTGCCACCCAGAATGTGGTGGAACGCCAGTTGGCCGCAGACGGGGTTGACCGCCACCAGATGGGAAGGCAGGACTTTATTCAGGCCGTGTGGCAGTGGCGGCAGAAATACGGCAGCGCCATTATCCGGCAGTTGAAATCCCTGGGCGCCTCGTGCGACTGGAGCCGGGAGCGGTTTACCATGGATGACGGCCTGTCTGCGGCCGTGCGCAAGGTTTTTGTGGAACTCTACGAGCAGGGCCTGATCTATCAGGGAAATTACATCATTAACTGGTGTCCCCGCTGCAATACAGCCCTGGCCGACATTGAGGTGGAGCATGAAACCCTTCAGGGACATCTCTACCACATCCGGTATCCTTATGAAAACCAAGAGGGCGGCCCGGTGGTGGCCACCACCCGCCCGGAGACCATGCTCGGGGATACGGCCGTGGCCGTGCACCCGGACGATGCCCGCTATGCCGATATTTCATCAAATCACGTGATGTTGCCCTTAACCGGCCGCAAAATTCCGATTATCCGCGATGAGTACGTGGATATGGAATTCGGTACCGGCGCGCTGAAAATCACCCCCGCCCATGACCCCAACGACTTTGTTGTGGGAGAAAAACACGGCCTGGAATCTGTGAAGGTCATTGATGACAACGGCATCATGAGCGAGGCTGCCGGGGACTTTGCGGGCATGGACCGGTTTGCGTGCCGCGAGGCTGTTGTCAGTGCCCTGCAGGAGCAGGGACTTCTGGTGAAAGTTGAAGACTACGAGCACAGTGTGGGCCACTGCTACAGATGCGCCACAGTGGTGGAACCCAATTTGTCCAGGCAGTGGTTTGTCAAAACCCGCCCTTTGGCCGAAATCGCAGTGGATGCGGTTCGCCAGGAACAGACGCGCATAGTGCCGGAAAAATGGAAAAACGACTATTTTGTGTGGATGGAAAACATCCGGGACTGGTGCATTTCCCGCCAGATCTGGTGGGGCCATCAGATTCCGGCCTGGACATGCTCGGATTGTGAAAAATTGATCGTGGCCACCAAAGCGCCCGAGGCATGCCCGCATTGCGGCTCTATCGCCCTGGTCCAGGACCCGGACGTGTTAGACACCTGGTTTTCCTCTGCACTCTGGCCCTTTTCCACCATGGGCTGGCCGGAAAAAACGCCTTTGCTGGAAAGATTCTATCCCACCTCTGTGCTGGTCACCGGGTTTGACATCCTGTTTTTCTGGGTGGCCCGGATGATGATGATGGGCATTCACTTCATGGCGCAGGTGCCGTTTTACGATGTCTATGTCCATGCCCTGGTGCGCGATGCTGATGGAAAGAAAATGAGCAAGTCCTCTGGCAATGTCATTGATCCCATCAGTGTGATTGAAAACTACGGAACAGATGCCCTGCGCTTTACCCTGGCCGCCTTTGCCGCCCAGGGAAGAGATATCAAGTTGTCTGAAAAGCGCATCGAGGGCTACCGGCATTTTATCAACAAGCTGTGGAATGCGGCCCGGTTTTCCCTGATGCACCTGGAAGCCGAGCACCCGGAATTTGCGGAATCCGATCTGTCCCTGGCAGACCGCTGGATTCTTTCCCGGCTCAAATGCACCACAAAGCTGGTCTCCGACTCTCTGGACAGTTATTATTTCAATGAAGGGGCAAACGGGTTGTACCGGTTTGTGTGGCACGAGTTCTGCGACTGGTACCTGGAAGCGGCCAAACCCGCGCTTTATGGAAAAATCGACGAAAAATCCCAAAATGCGACCCGGGCTGTTTTGTGGCGGGTGCTCCATGATGTGCTGATTCTGCTGCACCCCTTTGTTCCCTTTGTCACAGAAGAAATCTGGCACCGTCTGCCCGGCACTTCCGATTCCATCATGCGCGCGCCGTTTCCGGGCCGTGATTCAAAATTGCCGGAGATCAATGCCGATGCAACATCAGAAACCGGCATGGAGCAGATCATGGAAGTCATCACCGCAGTGCGAAACATTCGCGGGGAGATGAACATTTCCCCGTCTGCATCCCTGTCCGTGCTTGTTCAGGCAGAGGATGCCGATGTGCGCACCAACCTGGAAAGCCATAAGAACATGATTGTCACCCTGGCGCGGATTGCAGATCTGGAAATCGCTCCTGCAGGGGAAAAACCCAGGGGAACAGCTACGGCCATTGCCAGCTGCGCCGCTGTATCGGTTTACCTGGAAGGGGTGATTGATTTTGCAAAGGAACTGGCGCGGCTTGACAAGGAAATCTCCAAGCTGGAAAAGGAAATCCAGGGCCTGGAAAAAAAATTAAACAACCAGGGATTTTTGTCCAAGGCACCGGCTGATGTGGTGGAGCAGGTCAGACAGCAGCACGCGGATGCAACCGAAAAAATCGGAAAGCTGGAAGTCAACCGGGAAAAAATCCAACAAATCGAATCGGTGCAGACATGA
- the nadC gene encoding carboxylating nicotinate-nucleotide diphosphorylase produces MTRGHEIFFSPPVSRLIDLAVEEDIGHGDITTSALGISGRQGRAWITAKEPMVIAGLSLVPRIYERVGSLGAFQTKAEDGDFIDCPETVVAEMTGRLDTLLIGERIALNFLQRLCGIATHVRRHVDALGSSPIRLTDTRKTVPGWRVLEKYAVRVGGAFNHRMGLYDGVLIKDNHIAACGSITSAVNTVRRRISHLVRIEVETETLAQVKEAMDAGVDVIMLDNMDDAAISEAAAQIGNGAEIEVSGRVDAGRIARLAELGVNIVSMGALTHAARFVDLSMTVAHPGHD; encoded by the coding sequence ATGACCCGGGGCCATGAAATTTTCTTTTCTCCGCCGGTCAGCCGGTTAATCGACCTGGCCGTGGAAGAAGATATCGGCCACGGCGATATCACCACCAGTGCCCTGGGCATCTCAGGCCGGCAGGGCAGGGCCTGGATTACGGCCAAAGAGCCCATGGTCATTGCCGGGCTCAGCCTCGTGCCCCGGATCTATGAACGCGTGGGAAGTCTTGGCGCATTTCAGACAAAGGCTGAAGACGGGGATTTCATTGATTGTCCGGAAACAGTGGTGGCCGAAATGACCGGCCGTTTGGACACCCTTCTGATTGGCGAGCGCATTGCCTTAAATTTTCTCCAGCGCCTTTGCGGGATTGCTACTCACGTGCGCAGGCACGTGGATGCTCTGGGCTCCTCACCCATCCGGCTTACGGATACCCGCAAAACAGTACCCGGCTGGCGGGTACTGGAGAAATATGCCGTTCGCGTGGGCGGGGCCTTTAATCACCGTATGGGACTCTATGACGGGGTGCTGATTAAAGACAATCATATTGCGGCCTGCGGCAGCATCACCTCCGCAGTCAACACGGTCCGCAGGCGGATTTCGCATCTTGTGCGAATAGAGGTGGAAACCGAAACCCTGGCCCAGGTTAAAGAGGCCATGGACGCCGGGGTGGATGTGATCATGCTCGACAACATGGATGATGCCGCTATCTCAGAAGCTGCGGCACAAATCGGCAATGGGGCTGAAATCGAGGTTTCCGGCCGGGTGGATGCCGGACGCATTGCCCGCCTGGCAGAGCTTGGCGTAAACATTGTTTCCATGGGGGCGCTGACGCATGCCGCCCGGTTCGTGGATCTGAGCATGACCGTGGCCCATCCGGGCCATGACTGA
- a CDS encoding rhomboid family intramembrane serine protease — MIPLRDTIPARYYPLVTHVLIAVNVLVFLSQISYGPRELQQFIVTYGLVPARYTSGEISAYFTPFQQVFSLFSFMFLHGGFLHLLFNMWSLYIFGDNVEDRLGSFYFLIFYVGCGLVSGLFHFALNAQSTTPVIGASGAIAGVMGAYFLLYPHSRILTLIPILFIPFFVEIPAFFFLGLWFLMQLLNAAGAQAQQAGIAWWAHIGGFVCGMAALKLFPLLPDNRGENGYHRSSIRRKKSDHLQVIRPRGGGSEPDVHETLRITPYEAAAGATKRINVPWGFHNRMYRLKIPPGTRDGKVLRLKGLGRDDDSGNKGDLYLTVKIEQPW, encoded by the coding sequence ATGATTCCATTGAGAGATACCATACCGGCCAGGTATTATCCCCTGGTCACCCATGTGCTCATTGCCGTCAATGTCCTGGTTTTTTTGTCCCAGATCAGTTACGGACCCCGGGAACTCCAGCAGTTTATCGTCACCTACGGCCTGGTGCCGGCACGTTATACCTCAGGGGAGATATCCGCCTATTTCACGCCGTTTCAACAGGTGTTTTCCCTGTTTTCCTTTATGTTTCTCCACGGCGGGTTTCTGCATCTGCTGTTTAACATGTGGAGCCTTTATATTTTCGGCGACAACGTGGAGGACCGGCTCGGGTCGTTTTATTTTCTGATTTTTTACGTGGGCTGCGGCCTTGTTTCCGGGTTGTTCCATTTTGCCTTAAACGCCCAGTCCACAACGCCGGTTATCGGGGCCAGCGGTGCGATTGCCGGGGTTATGGGCGCCTATTTTTTGCTCTATCCCCATTCCCGGATCCTGACCCTGATTCCGATTTTGTTTATTCCGTTTTTTGTGGAGATACCGGCTTTTTTCTTTTTGGGGCTGTGGTTTCTGATGCAGTTGCTCAATGCCGCCGGCGCCCAGGCCCAGCAGGCGGGCATTGCCTGGTGGGCGCATATCGGCGGATTTGTCTGCGGCATGGCGGCTTTAAAGCTGTTTCCCCTGCTGCCGGACAACCGCGGGGAAAACGGGTATCACCGGAGCAGCATCCGGCGGAAAAAAAGTGATCACCTCCAGGTCATCCGGCCCCGTGGCGGGGGCAGTGAGCCGGATGTTCATGAGACCCTTCGCATCACCCCGTATGAAGCCGCTGCCGGGGCCACGAAAAGGATCAACGTTCCCTGGGGGTTTCACAACCGCATGTACCGGCTCAAAATTCCGCCCGGTACCCGGGACGGAAAAGTGCTGCGCTTAAAAGGCCTGGGCCGGGATGACGATTCCGGAAACAAGGGGGATTTGTATCTGACCGTTAAGATTGAGCAGCCCTGGTAA